Within the Aspergillus luchuensis IFO 4308 DNA, chromosome 5, nearly complete sequence genome, the region TGAATCTCGCCCTCGCTGACCCCCAGGCCGCCCGTCGCGACAGCACCATCGTCTCGGTTCTCGTCCTCGCTCTCTACGAGTTTAGCAGGGCCTCTATCGAAGGCTGGAAGCACCACATTGAGGGTGCCACGTCGCTCCTCAACCTGCGCGGCCGCTCGCAGTTCTCTACCCCGACCGGTCTGCAGATCTTCAAGGATGTCTTCTCCCAGCTCCTCACCAATTGCCTGCGCTCCGGCTCCCCCATGCCCTCAAGCCTACGCATGCTGCGCATCGAGGCCACCAACGCTCTTAGCGTCTCGGATCCCTACTGGGTCGCCTGCAGCGGCATGGTCGAGCTTCTGGACCTCTACCAGCAGATTTCCCCGGGCGGCTACTCCTTCTTTGCCGCCGCTGCGGGCGTCTCCTCCGCCCCTCCCGAttcctccaactccccctCTACTACCTCCGGTTCTTCCCCCGCCTCTACCTCCTCCATGTCCTCCGGTCCTCTCAAGGGTGCCAACATCTCCATTGAGCACCTTGAGCGCTACCTCTCCCAGGCGCTCGAAATTGACTACCGCCTCGAGAGCACCTTCTCCAAGTGCCCTTCCGACTGGCAGTTcaccacccaacccaactccaGCGACAACTACGATCCGAATCGCATCCAGCGCGGCGGCGTCACCCACATCTACCACGATGTCTGCATCGCCGACGTCTGGAACAGCATGCGCATCTGCcgcatcctcgccaaccaCGCCATCAGCCACCTCCTACTCAAAGGCGCCAACACCGACAGCAACTGGTTCTTCACCAACAACTACGCCGAGCGCCTACACCAGGCCACCCAGACCATCGTCCGCATGCGCGACGAGATGCTCGCCTCCGTGCCCCAGCTCATGGGCTACgccacctccccatcacaggagctgcagctccagcagcagcagcagaagcagcaaccGCACGAACGCTCCAAAAACATTCCCGGCTTGGCCGTCGGCGGCTACTTTGCCTGCTGGGTTCTCCTCACCGTAGGCTGCATGCACAACCTCGGCCACGAGACCCGTGCGTGGACGGCCACCCAGTTGCGCCGAATCAGCTGCGAAGCAGGTCTTGCGCAGGCAGATGATTTCGCCAATTTTGTTCAATCAAGCAACCTCCGTCCACCGTTGAGTTGAGAGTGTTGGGAAGCATATCATTCTAATGTAGATATTTAATACAGTGATACACTGCATATAGAGCATATTCTGGACCTATGGGGTTatgcaaatatatatatatatattgctatatatattttcactAATGAAAACTCGAACGAATTCACCTTATCTGAGAGAATTTACCATGAGTAGTACATACTAGGTATTGATATCTGTGAAAATGCACTGTGATTTACTTTGCAGATCATGAACCATCTAGAATTTGAGGGGACGAGTCAATATCTgaaatatcttatagatgATTTTAAATCTTTAGTATTCGAAACAAGCCAGAAAGCCCTTCTCATCTCCCcgttaaattaatataaggTTACTTTAAACCAAATGCCAATTATTGCAGCAAAAGGGTCGTAAGGACCACAACAGCAGTTTAAACTTCTCAGAAATGAGATTAAAAGCGACTATCTAATTGGACTAGAAGTAAAGTAAGACAATGGTCGAGATCAAGACAGATCgacaagacaaagaagaaacgcgaagaagaagataaagcGTGACCAACGAAAATGACAATGAAACAGTCCGACCCAAAACAAAGCGAAGCTGCTAAACCAAATCTCCAAATTATATACAATCTATCTCAAGGATAGCATCATTGCAGTCCACCACTCATTATAAACATCTACTGCTGTCTCTCCTCGACAAGTCTCACAGGATCAAACACTCCATCCGGGTTATGCAAGATCTGATCAAGCGAGTGGTTCAGAGTCACCAGCAAGCCCTGCGCCCACTCCTGAGTCATGAACTCGTATCCCGGCCAGCGGTTGTTATACGTGCAGCGCAGACGGAACTTCTCGTCCTCGTTGTCACGTCCGGGCCAGAGCTCCATCAAGATCGGGTAGCCGTGGTTGGTCTCCTTCCAGGGAGCCTGAAGGTTCTCCTCGCGGGTGAAGCCGGGCAAAGTCTCCATGTTGGTCTTGGGCAGGCCGCTGGCATCGAAatcgacctcctccttggGGTAGGCCTGCAGGATGATAGTGTTGTCGAAGCGACGCGTCAGCTTGGCAAAGTCGATGGTGGGGCAGGGCATCTCCGAGTACTCCAGGGAGTCGACGTATTGGGTGAACAGCTCCTGGCAGATCTGGCGGTGGGTGCGCTTCTTGGGCCCGCCGTCTGCCTCGCTCTTGTACGCGTCCGAGAAGACGATGCGGGTGGGGAGGACGTCTAGCATCAGGGCCACGCAGCGAAGGGCCTCGGGGCTGTGGCGACCGTGGAAGACGCTGCCGAATTGCACGTCGAGGTTGGCGGTGGACGGTTCCTGGTCGGCGCTATTGGCCTTGACGAGACTCTGCGCAAGGGTCATGGCCCAGGCACCCTGAACAATGGCCATGGGCGAGGGGAACTTGGCAATCTTGCAAAGGGAGAAGAGCTCGTTCAGGCTGATAGAGGACTCGAGGATCTCGCAGGCGGTGTCCTGGGTGGTGCGGATCGAGGTGAATTGTCCAGGAACGACACCCTTGAGCACTGTCTGGCCAGCCTTGAAGGGGGCCACACCGGCGAGACGCTGCATCCAGTACATGCTGGTAGCGAGCCAGTCGGTGCTGTAGTGCTTCTCGACGGGGAGGCGCATGCCGACCGCGGGCAGGTTGCTGGGAGGAACGCCCTCGTACGCCTGTGCGAACGAGCGGCGCAGGAAGTCGAGACTCATACCGTCGTAGATAAGATGgaaaagggagaagatgatgacgtgGTGCTTGTTGTCGGCCGAGTGCACGACGTGAACAACGGCACCGGGGCGGTCCAGACGGATGTATTCCTCGGCGCTGCGCTGGGCGTTGCCGATGGTCTGTTCCCAGAGGCTGTCCGGACTGGTGTCGTACTCGTGAACGACGCTTTGGACCATGGGCAGCTGGGCACGGGGGTGCGCAGGGTCGAGGATACACTGGGCGTAGGGGCTCAGGGGGTGGTCGACCTGGACCCAGACGGTGCGGAAGGCGTCATGGCGCTTGGTGACATCGACGATGGCCTGCTCAAGGCGGGCGGGGTCGAGCTCGTCGGGCACATGGTAAACAAAGTGCTCGATGCAGGGCTTGGTGATGTTCAtctcctcggcctcctcgacgaagacgagCATGCGGGTCTGGACACCGGTGGCGGGCAGAACCTCCTCGATGTCCTCGCTGGCGATACCTAGCGACTTGACGCACTGCGGACGGGCAATAGAGTTGAAGTGTCGAAGTTTGGTGGCCAGCGACATGGTCAGgagctcctcttcgtcttcgatcTCAAtgtcctcgtcttcgccggAGTCCTGGTCCAGCTTATCCTGGGACGAATCGCCCACCAACTCGCCAATTCTCTTGGCTAGGTCAGCAACCACGGGATAGGCAAAGACGTCACGAAGGAGGATAGTTGCATTCAGGCGCTGGTTGATGCGTGCGGCAATACGCGGGGCCATGAGCGAGTGGCCGCCAAGGTCGAAGAAGTTGTCGGTAATGCCGATGGCATCGACGTTCAGCACACTGGAAAGCTCTTCGCACACGACACGCTCCAGATCTGTGCGTGGCTCAACGATCTGGCGAGAGGTCTTGGTCGCCTTGCCAAACACGCTCGCCAGTCTAGCCAGCTCCTTACGGTCCACCTTGCCGTTGGCGTTGATGGGCATCTTATCCAGCACGGCGATACGTGCAGGGATCATGTACTTGGGCAGTGAGGCCTGTAGCGCCTTCTTGAGCAAAGCCTCAACCACCTCAGCCTCTTGACGGCGCAGGGGGCTGTTGGTCAGAGAATCTTTGGACCGACCCTCGTGCTCAGTCGGGAAGCG harbors:
- a CDS encoding Zn(II)2Cys6 transcription factor (COG:S;~EggNog:ENOG410PP5P;~InterPro:IPR036864,IPR021858,IPR001138;~PFAM:PF00172;~antiSMASH:Cluster_5.7;~go_function: GO:0000981 - DNA-binding transcription factor activity, RNA polymerase II-specific [Evidence IEA];~go_function: GO:0008270 - zinc ion binding [Evidence IEA];~go_process: GO:0006355 - regulation of transcription, DNA-templated [Evidence IEA]), which encodes MVYCGRPSTSCNNCRAKKRRCDKAVPECGQCWRTGQKCPGYRDPSSLIFRDESTQVINRARSKVSKRTSTATPTSRLSVERTPTPPQAQKQQQQKQQQTPPQPQPQPPQQQQNTSAPDYTIQANRPSDVVDEAMLDMSDVDVGVGMFVGGSFMPELMSFPDPFNPDDNALFSLHQDASPSSMPVLSCDRPGSAMSVPISISGPRSHVGASSVGGDDLALDQLLPDDGTNHGDRQRLEHNNNNFTSNQSEAIPRPFSLPLVIIGLDFFLSHYVVRQSGPSSGFFDYAPAMLAHDDGGGDMLEGAILALGLSGLARTTSQADLLTRSMMMYTRTMERVNLALADPQAARRDSTIVSVLVLALYEFSRASIEGWKHHIEGATSLLNLRGRSQFSTPTGLQIFKDVFSQLLTNCLRSGSPMPSSLRMLRIEATNALSVSDPYWVACSGMVELLDLYQQISPGGYSFFAAAAGVSSAPPDSSNSPSTTSGSSPASTSSMSSGPLKGANISIEHLERYLSQALEIDYRLESTFSKCPSDWQFTTQPNSSDNYDPNRIQRGGVTHIYHDVCIADVWNSMRICRILANHAISHLLLKGANTDSNWFFTNNYAERLHQATQTIVRMRDEMLASVPQLMGYATSPSQELQLQQQQQKQQPHERSKNIPGLAVGGYFACWVLLTVGCMHNLGHETRAWTATQLRRISCEAGLAQADDFANFVQSSNLRPPLS